In a genomic window of Helianthus annuus cultivar XRQ/B chromosome 10, HanXRQr2.0-SUNRISE, whole genome shotgun sequence:
- the LOC110887014 gene encoding pectinesterase/pectinesterase inhibitor PPE8B codes for MAPPPPPPTLSLLILILVLPSTPTGTAADVYVDADCLKVPGSEFVDSVKSTIQTVRDVISVVSKFSGSFGGDFRLSNAIADCLDLLDLSADELTWTLSVSQNPTTGKGHYNSTGNMGADLRTWLGGALGNQDTCMDGFEGTNSFVKTVVGGSLGQVTSLVRQVIGMVRQLPAQDARRRLRSVAFPRWLNAKDRKLLQAKANIAADAVVAADGTGDFTRVMDAVSAVPDYNSRRYVIYVKKGVYQEYVEISKKKTNIMMIGDGMDLTVISGNHSFIDGWTTYRSATFAVKGKGFIARDMRFENTAGPEKHQAVAFRSDSDLSVVFRCAITGYQDTLYAHSLRQFYRDCLITGTVDFIFGDGVVVFQNCQILARKGLPNQKNTITAQGRKEPTQPSGFSIQFSNISIEPAALLPNSSVPPPTYLGRPWKLYSRTIIMQSYISGFIRPEGWLEWNGDFALDTLYYGEYMNYGPGAGFGGRVRWPGLHALNDSTQANNFTVGQFLLGNSWLPSTGVKYTAGLMV; via the exons ATGGCTCCTCCTCCACCTCCTCCTACGCTTAGTCTTTTAATTCTGATACTAGTACTGCCATCTACTCCAACTGGCACTGCTGCAGATGTATATGTGGACGCCGACTGCTTAAAAGTTCCCGGATCTGAGTTTGTGGATTCCGTCAAGTCTACCATTCAAACAGTCCGAGACGTGATCTCTGTCGTCTCCAAATTCAGTGGTTCTTTTGGGGGGGATTTCAGACTTTCCAATGCCATCGCCGATTGCCTTGATCTCCTCGATCTTTCTGCTGATGAACTCACCTGGACTCTTTCTGTTTCCCAGAACCCCACCactg GCAAAGGGCACTATAACAGCACCGGTAACATGGGTGCCGATCTGAGGACATGGCTTGGCGGGGCACTGGGTAATCAAGACACTTGCATGGATGGATTTGAGGGTACAAACAGTTTTGTAAAGACGGTGGTAGGCGGTAGCCTTGGCCAGGTGACCTCCTTAGTGCGTCAAGTAATCGGCATGGTACGCCAGCTTCCTGCTCAGGATGCCAGAAGGAGGCTGCGTAGCGTTGCTTTTCCTCGATGGCTAAATGCAAAAGATCGGAAACTCCTCCAAGCCAAAGCCAACATAGCAGCTGATGCAGTAGTGGCCGCAGACGGTACCGGAGACTTCACTAGGGTGATGGATGCCGTCTCTGCAGTCCCAGATTACAACAGCCGCCGCTATGTGATCTATGTCAAGAAGGGCGTGTACCAGGAGTATGTGGAGATTAGTAAAAAGAAAACCAACATCATGATGATTGGCGATGGCATGGACCTCACCGTAATTTCTGGAAACCACAGCTTCATTGATGGTTGGACCACCTATCGTTCTGCTACATTCG ctGTAAAGGGAAAAGGGTTCATAGCTCGTGATATGAGATTTGAGAACACGGCAGGGCCTGAAAAGCACCAAGCAGTTGCATTTCGATCTGATTCGGACCTTTCGGTTGTGTTTCGGTGTGCGATCACAGGCTACCAAGACACTCTGTATGCCCACTCGTTGCGCCAGTTCTACAGAGACTGTTTAATAACAGGAACGGTAGACTTCATATTTGGAGATGGGGTTGTGGTGTTCCAGAACTGTCAGATCCTAGCCAGGAAGGGCCTCCCCAACCAAAAGAATACCATTACAGCACAGGGCCGTAAGGAACCAACTCAGCCTTCAGGCTTTTCAATCCAGTTCTCCAACATATCCATAGAGCCTGCTGCCTTGCTGCCCAACTCCAGTGTACCACCCCCCACATACCTTGGACGCCCATGGAAGCTGTATTCTCGAACCATCATCATGCAGTCCTACATAAGTGGCTTCATCCGGCCAGAAGGCTGGCTTGAATGGAACGGTGACTTCGCCCTCGATACTCTTTATTATGGAGAGTACATGAACTATGGTCCAGGTGCTGGCTTTGGAGGTCGAGTAAGGTGGCCTGGTCTTCATGCCCTCAATGACTCTACTCAGGCCAACAACTTCACCGTGGGCCAGTTCCTGTTAGGGAACTCCTGGTTGCCATCCACTGGAGTCAAGTATACAGCAGGATTGATGGTTTAA